CGTGAGCACGTAGGGTGCTGCGAAAAACAAGTAGTAGCCCTCGGAAATACCTACCGACTGCAGCGTTGGGCCAAGCGCACCGGCACCGCCAAAGAGCAGCGCTGCGCCAAAGCAGGCAATCGGGTTCCAGCGGGCAAAGATGACCAAGGCAACTGCCATCAGGCCCTGCCCGGAGGAAATCCCCTCATTCCAGCTCCCTGGGTAATAGAGCGACAGATACGCGCCTCCAACTCCGGCAAAAGCCCCGCCGACAGCCGTGGCCAGCGCACGGATCAGGTTCGGTCGCAACCCCATCGCGCGGGCGGCATCCGTGCTGTCTCCCACCACACGCAGGACCAGCCCGATTTTTGTTGCACGCAGCATCCACCAGATCACAAAAGCCAGCACAGCACCGATCAGAAACAGGACATTGACCTGCAGTGCAGCTCTGATTTGCGTCACATCCGACCACCAGCCAAAACTGATGGCAGGCAAATCCGGGGCCACGGGTTGCACAAAAGGTTTGCCGAAATAAAAAGCCAACCCCATGCCGAGGATCATCATTGCAATGCCGACAGCGATATCGTTCACCTTTGGCAACGAACAGATCACCCCATGCAGCAGGCCAAAGATCGCACCGCATAATGCCGCCGCCGCGACACCAATCCACGGCGATCCGGTAAGATAGGCTAGCGCATAACCGGACATGGCCCCAAACACGAGCGTACCTTCAAGTCCCAGATTGATACGTCCTGAGCGCTCCGTCAGCACCTCGCCGAGGCTGACAAACAGGAAAGGAGTTGAAACACGGATCGCCCCGCCGATGATCGCCAGCGGGATCACCCAAAGACCCAGATCACCGTCCATCAAGCCGCCCTCCAACGTTCCGGCGCAAAGATTTTGAAACGTCCATAGAGAGTTTCGGAAATCAAAATCGACATGAACACAAAGCCTTGCAACACAAGTATTGTGGCATCCGGCAAGTCCATCCGGCGTTGAACAAGACCCGAAGACGCCTCAAAACCAGCCAGCAGGATGGCGACAGGAATGATCGCCAGCGGATTGTGTCGCGCCAGGAAAGCAATCAGAATGCCCGTATAGCCATAGCCGCCGGCCAAACTTGCGTTTGCAGATCCATGCACGGCGGCAACCTCAAAGAAACCGGCCAGCCCTGCGATTGCTCCGCCGAGCGCCGTGAACCCTACCACCAGCCATCCGACGGGCAGGCCCTGGACCTGAGCTGCACGGATATTTCCACCGGCAATGCGTGCGGCAAAACCCCAAGTGGTTTTTTCCATCAAAACCCACGCGAGCACACAACAGATCACACCAAAAACCAGCCCCCAATGCACATCCCACCCGGAGATATTACCAACCCGCAGCGCTTCCTGCAGCGGGGCGGTGGAGGGTTTGTTCAGGCTTGCAGGATCGCGCAACGGGCCTTCGACAAGATGGTTCATCAGAGCGATTGCGATATAGGCCATCAGGAGGCTTGAAATCGTTTCGTTTACGCCACGAAAGTGGCGTAGAGCTCCGACCGCGCCAATCCAAATTGCACCGACCATCATTGCAATGAACATTATTATCGGCATCGCCAATCCCGCTGGCATGCCACTAAGCGCAACCCCGGTCGCACCTGCCGCTACCCCTCCCAGAACGATCGCGCCTTCACCGCCAATCACCACCAGCCCTAGGCGCGCGGGCAATGCGACACATAGTGCCGCTAGCAACAGTGGCGCTGCGCGTGAGAGGGTGTTTTGCCAAGAAAACGCGGTGCCAAAACCACCGCGATACACCAGCGAAAAGAACTCAGACGGGGCCTTGCCCTGAAACAGCAGGAAAATGCTGAAGACCGCAAACCCGACCAACAGGGCACCGAACGGAAGGACAATTGCCTCAGCACGCCGCACCCAGGTCGCCAACCCGAGAGGGGTCTGTGACACCGTGTGCGCGGCGCGTATCGCATTCTGGTCCATTGACCCACCAAACGCCAGATCAGGAAGTTGAGCCAATCACACCTTCGACCAGGTAATCCATGCTTTCCAAAGCGATATCATCTTCGGCAAAAGCTGCACCTTCCGCTGCAATGACCTTGCCCGTGTTGTCCAGCAAAGGACCACGGATTGCAGCAAAACCACCTGCCATGATATCGGCTTTCGTGGACTCAAATTGCGCGCGCGATGCATCAGACACAGAAGGCCCAAGCGGTGACATCTTGATAAAGCCATCCGCCAATCCCCCGCGTACAAAATTGTCAATTGAGCCGCCTTCCTGCACGGTTTTGACCATGCTCGTGTAGACCCCGGCCCAGTTCCATTCCGCACCGGTGAGATATTTCTCCGGTGCCAGCGGAGATTGATCGGCATGATAGCCGCACACAAAGCAATCGCGTCCTGCGGCCGTTTCCATCACCACCTTGGGCCCATCCACATGACAGGTGATCACATCACAGCCCGCATCGGCCAACGCATTCGTGGCTTCAGCCTCTTTGACTGCCAGTGACCATTCGCCGGTGAAAATGACCTGACAGGTGATTTCAGGATCAACCTGCCGCGCGCCCAACAGGAAGGAATTGATGTTCAACAGCACCTGCGGGATCGGTTTGGCCGCCACAAAACCGATCTTCTTTGTCTTTGTCGCATGACCCGCCGTGATCCCGTTCAGATACTGCCCCATGCCGATGTATCCGAAATAAGATCCAACGTTCGTGGGCATCCCTTCACTCCAGAGGCCAGCGGCATGTTGAAAGCGTATATCTGGGTATTTCGGCGCAGTTTCAAGCACATGCGGATTGAAATACCCAAACGACGTTGGAAAAAGCAGCTTCGCTTCATCGAAGTTGATCATTGATTCCATTGATTTTTGGACGTCTATTGTTTCGGCAACGTTTTCCTCTTCGACCACTGTTACGCCCTCCATGGCCTTTACCGCGGCCGCACCTTCGGCATGGGCTTGGTTGTACCCAAAGTCATCTTTCGGACCGACATAGATAAAACCGACGGTCAGTGGTGCGTGGGATGCGGCATATGTGAGTTTTGGCAGGGCTGCAGTCCCTACGGCCGCAGCGGTTGCTTTAAGAAAGGTCCGGCGAGGCAAAAATGAAATTGGCATAGAAAAGCTCCTTAAACTCCAGAACAGAGCCGGTAGGGCTCGATCAGCTATTGCGTTGTCCAAAGAATGTCTGGTTTTAAGCGTTGCTGTCTTCTGCTAATATCGCAACGTTGTGATGCAAAAAATGCATCGTCTAAGAGTGCAAGACTGAGAGATCTCTTTGCATATTGGATTGCCTGCTTACCTGATCGCCAGCTTTTCAAGCGCAGCAACAAGCTGCTGGCCAAATTTGGCCGAGGCAACGGGCAAAGCACGTCCTTTCATCTGACCAAGCAACAATTGACCTGATGGCACGTCACGCTCAGCCAGTGGACGATGCGCGATGGCACCTTGTTTCTGCGGATTCAAGCCAATTGGGATCTGAAATCCTACGGCATCTTCTTGCGTGACATGATGACGTATGAGTTCGAAGGATTCCGTTTCCACCGTTGGGGTCAGAGTGCGTCCGATCCGGGTAGCCCCCAGCTCCAGCAAATGCCGCACCCCATAGGCGCGTGTGGGCAAGACCAGCCTGTGTGTAAGGCAATCCCGCAACCTCAGCATTGGTTTTTGCGCAAGCGGCCCATCATGCCGGAAAACGGCGTGAACCGTTTGCGGCAGAGCATGAAGCACATCGAATTCCACGAGGTGCACCGGCTCAAAGACCAGCGCCAGATCACTGCTGTAGGACGCCAGATCTCGCTCTGCTTGCGCACGATCCCGCACATTCACCGAAAAAGTCACCCCAGGATGTGCTGCGCGGTAAATCGCAATCTGTTCAGGCAGAAAATAGGGCAGCAGAGCCTGCGAGCAGGCAATCGAGATGTGCCCGCGCCGCTCGCCCGACAAATCAGCAACCTGTGACTGGACGCGGGCCAGATCGGTGCGTTGCAAGCGAATATGCTGCATAAGTACTTCACCCGCCGGATTAAGGCGCATGCCACGCGGCAGACGCTCAAAGATGGGCCACCCGAATTCTTGCTCGAAATTCTGGATACGGCGATTGAGAGCAGATGCGGTCAGATTTGTGTCCTCCGCGGCCTTGCGAATAGAACCCGCACGCACCACGGCCTCAATCAAATCAAACGTCATTAAGTATCTCATAAAATGTCTCTTTTCGCCTATCGCTGCAAAAATTGCAGCGATTATGTGCTTTTATAGCATTAGAATCGAACACTATTCCATCGCAACCTAAATCCAAACGCGAATCCAATGCGGCGTATCCAACAGCGAGAAAATCATGATGAACACCACTTCCCGAAGAAACTTCCTTAAAATGAGTGCTGCAGGGGCCTCCATTCTGCCGTTCCTGCGGGCAATGCCTGCTGCTGCGCAGGGCTCTGACACGCTTGTCGTGGTAACTGGGGCAACCATCAACAGCCTCGATTTGCACCGAACCGGCACCAGTCGGGCATCCTATCAGGTAGGCATAAACTGTTATGATCGGCTTTTGACTTTCGGCACAAAAGAAGCGCCGGGCGGTGGGTTGTCCTATGATTACACCGATGTACAGCCGGAGCTCGCCGAAAGCTGGACAGAATCCGAAGATGGGCTGACCCTGACGTTCAAACTGAAATCCAATGCAACCTTCTGGGACGGGCGCAAGGTGACAGCGGCCGATGTGAAATGGTCGTTTGATCGTGCAGTCTCGGTTGGCGGCTTCCCGACTGTACAGATGAAAGCGGGCGGTCTGGAACGCCCTGAGCAATTCATCGCAGAGGATGATGAGACTTTTATCATAAAGCTGGACCGTGCATCCAAGCTGACCATTCCGGATCTGGCCGTGCCTGTGCCCTATGTCATCAATTCAGTTGAAGCTTTGGCGAACGCCACCGAAGAAGATCCTTG
This genomic interval from Paracoccaceae bacterium contains the following:
- a CDS encoding ABC transporter permease, which produces MDQNAIRAAHTVSQTPLGLATWVRRAEAIVLPFGALLVGFAVFSIFLLFQGKAPSEFFSLVYRGGFGTAFSWQNTLSRAAPLLLAALCVALPARLGLVVIGGEGAIVLGGVAAGATGVALSGMPAGLAMPIIMFIAMMVGAIWIGAVGALRHFRGVNETISSLLMAYIAIALMNHLVEGPLRDPASLNKPSTAPLQEALRVGNISGWDVHWGLVFGVICCVLAWVLMEKTTWGFAARIAGGNIRAAQVQGLPVGWLVVGFTALGGAIAGLAGFFEVAAVHGSANASLAGGYGYTGILIAFLARHNPLAIIPVAILLAGFEASSGLVQRRMDLPDATILVLQGFVFMSILISETLYGRFKIFAPERWRAA
- a CDS encoding LysR family transcriptional regulator, yielding MTFDLIEAVVRAGSIRKAAEDTNLTASALNRRIQNFEQEFGWPIFERLPRGMRLNPAGEVLMQHIRLQRTDLARVQSQVADLSGERRGHISIACSQALLPYFLPEQIAIYRAAHPGVTFSVNVRDRAQAERDLASYSSDLALVFEPVHLVEFDVLHALPQTVHAVFRHDGPLAQKPMLRLRDCLTHRLVLPTRAYGVRHLLELGATRIGRTLTPTVETESFELIRHHVTQEDAVGFQIPIGLNPQKQGAIAHRPLAERDVPSGQLLLGQMKGRALPVASAKFGQQLVAALEKLAIR
- a CDS encoding ABC transporter permease; amino-acid sequence: MDGDLGLWVIPLAIIGGAIRVSTPFLFVSLGEVLTERSGRINLGLEGTLVFGAMSGYALAYLTGSPWIGVAAAALCGAIFGLLHGVICSLPKVNDIAVGIAMMILGMGLAFYFGKPFVQPVAPDLPAISFGWWSDVTQIRAALQVNVLFLIGAVLAFVIWWMLRATKIGLVLRVVGDSTDAARAMGLRPNLIRALATAVGGAFAGVGGAYLSLYYPGSWNEGISSGQGLMAVALVIFARWNPIACFGAALLFGGAGALGPTLQSVGISEGYYLFFAAPYVLTLGVLIATSSPTRAMTGAPGELSITK
- a CDS encoding BMP family ABC transporter substrate-binding protein, which gives rise to MPISFLPRRTFLKATAAAVGTAALPKLTYAASHAPLTVGFIYVGPKDDFGYNQAHAEGAAAVKAMEGVTVVEEENVAETIDVQKSMESMINFDEAKLLFPTSFGYFNPHVLETAPKYPDIRFQHAAGLWSEGMPTNVGSYFGYIGMGQYLNGITAGHATKTKKIGFVAAKPIPQVLLNINSFLLGARQVDPEITCQVIFTGEWSLAVKEAEATNALADAGCDVITCHVDGPKVVMETAAGRDCFVCGYHADQSPLAPEKYLTGAEWNWAGVYTSMVKTVQEGGSIDNFVRGGLADGFIKMSPLGPSVSDASRAQFESTKADIMAGGFAAIRGPLLDNTGKVIAAEGAAFAEDDIALESMDYLVEGVIGSTS